A single Drosophila ananassae strain 14024-0371.13 chromosome 3L, ASM1763931v2, whole genome shotgun sequence DNA region contains:
- the LOC6495090 gene encoding peregrin — MGLDFDAMEYCKRVKSQQAQPPFGCPVPGCDRNYKTIVGLQYHLMKFDHDNPQPLTPVLTPNRKKARSRSGAHHSTPRPPKGDAPGGGAESRNGCASASSGGGAAGGAGSGSASASRHQYANPESLVAYNEEEATVTFNLDGKSVRLGIDDALPLVDEEEFAALVARGCILNADAPPLEENAPWARVQVPVAKVAEIVDYRVPDAPPRPLAYYRFIEKSLEELDGEVEYDVDEEDSAWLEHMNDERQRLGLNAVGIDTMELLMDRLEKESHFQAAANGTPTGVEVDDDAVCCICLDGECQNTNVILFCDMCNLAVHQDCYGVPYIPEGQWLCRRCLQSPSKPVNCVLCPNAGGAFKQTDHGQWAHVVCALWIPEVRFANTVFLEPIDSIETIPAARWRLTCYVCKEKGLGACIQCHRNSCYAAFHVTCAQQAGLYMTMDTIKDGHNDSSMHVQKFAYCHAHTPADAKLKMNVPDFEDTRHKMREARKALAKKRSTAPVVLIPTIPPDRVQEIATMVTMQRKKEFLDRIIAYWTLKRHYRNGVPLLRRLQSQGNNHGVIQRNGIEGSPDTGELYRQLKYWQCLRQDLERARLLCELVRKREKLKVAFVRISEEVVMMQLNPLEAALGKLLDSLEARDSMEIFREPVDIGEVPDYTDIVKHPMDLGTMRKRLKDCQYTSLEQLEADFDLMIQNCLAYNNKDTVFYRAGIRMRDQAAPLFVQVRKELQRDGLLERSHRNHVDHVEAEVEQEFRQLLAGPASEDVVQKLLILADKSQVLKNPSYRTKKIKQIRLEITRMRKSLQKARFAARYSSQTNPSQSEEEEAPDTSPAKKRTRKRLSTNAMNMDLDHEDEDEDEDTEEDSMGEADGEDNTSKDMLNSTQTPPCSPIKSLNNSSSPVGINRRTAILLTRKAQAALKRPSEPLTTPVKEEHHNSQTSSTQSTSASGSSLSATTAATAASSTLGGMNHVLATAPHSASGFALTQNSNSGGGALASGVGTASSAGAAAAASLASTALSISSKLGMSMGVKSPKRQGRYRRLPELRHSASMSPKKSPNPAAAISQAMPDPLPFERIPDSFRVYRANNQRDASDSDDAPSQSSSPCSSCSDFSMSGSCSDFDSDEASDADGDGGRSRSERDSTSQDGTTDAMDLQHTSFHHGQGNNGNMAISSSSGGSGGSSSDDDEEQPLSERQNKAARIGTRGTPTPTSGSIARGASLAMARGRGKRRSNLSESTSSTATPPPLLQTVGKLRSATPNASPLINNIKARRNTTVAATTNNNRSKPGEDSEDTTSTRNNYSLAHGQKPTLEPLQLVWAKCRGYPWYPALILDPKTPKGFVYNGVPLPAPPSDVLALRKNCLDEIVFLVLFFDVKRTWQWLPANKLDLLGIDKQLDQQKLVESRKPAERKAVKKAYQDALHYQSQVSDLEGQGPDPIM; from the exons ATGGGCCTCGACTTCGATGCCATGGAGTACTGCAAGCGCGTCAAGAGCCAGCAGGCCCAGCCACCGTTCGGGTGTCCGGTCCCTGGCTGTGACCGCAACTACAAGACGATCGTGGGCTTGCAGTATCATCTAATGAAGTTCGACCACGACAACCCCCAGCCGCTGACCCCAGTGCTGACGCCCAACAGGAAAAAGGCGCGTTCGCGCTCCGGTGCACACCACTCCACACCCCGCCCACCTAAAGGAGATGCGCCAGGTGGCGGAGCCGAGTCCAGGAATGGTTGCGCCTCGGCTAGCAGTGGTGGCGGAGCTGCAGGTGGTGCTGGAAGCGGCTCTGCATCAGCATCGCGCCACCAATACGCTAACCCGGAATCCCTGGTGGCGTACAACGAGGAGGAAGCCACCGTAACGTTCAACCTAGACGGGAAGAGCGTGAGATTGGGAATCGATGACGCCCTGCCTCTCGTAGATGAAGAGGAATTTGCCGCCTTAGTAGCCAGGGGCTGCATACTAAATGCCGACGCACCGCCGCTAGAAGAGAATGCGCCTTGGGCGCGGGTCCAGGTGCCCGTCGCCAAGGTGGCCGAGATTGTCGACTACCGAGTGCCTGATGCGCCCCCGCGGCCGCTCGCCTACTACCGGTTCATCGAGAAGTCGCTGGAGGAACTGGATGGTGAGGTGGAGTACGACGTAGACGAAGAGGACTCTGCCTGGCTGGAGCACATGAACGATGAACGCCAGCGCCTAGGCCTCAACGCCGTAGGCATTGACACCATGGAGCTTCTAATGGATAGGCTGGAAAAGGAGTCGCACTTTCAGGCTGCAGCCAATGGAACGCCTACGGGCGTTGAGGTGGATGACGACGCGGTCTGTTGCATCTGTCTTGACGGCGAGTGCCAGAACACGAACGTGATTCTCTTCTGCGACATGTGCAACCTGGCTGTGCATCAAGACTGCTACGGCGTTCCCTACATCCCGGAGGGTCAGTGGCTGTGCCGAAGATGCCTTCAGTCCCCCAGCAAGCCTGTCAACTGTGTTCTTTGCCCAAATGCCGGAGGAGCCTTCAAGCAGACGGACCACGGTCAGTGGGCGCACGTGGTGTGTGCCTTGTGGATACCAGAGGTTCGGTTTGCAAACACCGTTTTTCTGGAGCCGATAG ATTCCATCGAGACCATTCCTGCTGCTCGCTGGCGACTCACCTGCTACGTGTGCAAGGAGAAGGGCTTGGGAGCCTGCATCCAGTGCCACAGAAACAGCTGCTATGCGGCCTTCCATGTCACCTGCGCGCAGCAGGCCGGCCTGTATATGACAATGGACACCATCAAGGACGGCCATAACGACTCCTCCATGCATGTGCAGAAATTTGCCtactgccacgcccacacgCCAGCGGACGCTAAACTGAAGATGAACGTGCCAGACTTTGAAGACACGCGCCATAAGATGCGGGAGGCGCGGAAGGCACTGGCCAAGAAGCGCTCCACGGCACCGGTTGTGCTCATTCCGACGATTCCGCCCGATCGTGTTCAAGAGATCGCCACAATGGTGACGATGCAACGGAAGAAGGAGTTTTTGGACCGCATCATTGCCTATTGGACGCTTAAGCGTCACTACCGTAACGGAGTGCCTCTGTTGCGGCGCCTCCAGAGTCAGGGCAACAACCACGGTGTTATTCAGCGCAACGGCATCGAGGGATCGCCGGATACTGGAGAGCTGTACCGACAACTAAAGTACTGGCAATGCCTCCGCCAGGATCTTGAGCGGGCGCGCCTTCTATGCGAACTGGTGCGCAAACGTGAAAAGCTTAAGGTCGCTTTCGTTCGCATCTCCGAAGAGGTGGTAATGATGCAGCTGAACCCGCTAGAGGCAGCGCTGGGCAAGCTTCTGGATTCACTGGAGGCGCGCGACAGCATGGAGATCTTCCGCGAACCTGTTGACATTGGTGAAGTTCCCGACTACACGGACATTGTCAAGCATCCTATGGATCTGGGGACAATGCGGAAGCGCCTTAAGGATTGCCAGTACACCTCACTCGAACAGTTGGAGGCCGACTTCGACCTGATGATCCAAAACTGCCTAGCTTACAATAACAAGGACACGGTGTTCTATCGCGCGGGAATAAGAATGCGCGACCAGGCGGCTCCGCTGTTCGTCCAGGTGCGTAAGGAGCTGCAACGTGATGGCCTGTTGGAGCGGTCGCATCGCAACCATGTAGACCACGTGGAAGCTGAGGTGGAGCAAGAGTTTCGTCAGCTGCTGGCTGGGCCGGCCAGCGAAGATGTGGTGCAGAAGCTCCTCATCCTTGCCGATAAGTCGCAGGTGCTTAAGAATCCCAGTTACCGGACAAAGAAAATCAAGCAGATCCGGCTAGAGATTACGAGAATGCGGAAATCTCTACAAAAAGCTCGCTTTGCAGCT CGGTACTCCTCACAGACCAATCCATCACAgagcgaagaggaggaggcgCCGGACACTTCTCCTGCTAAGAAGCGAACTCGCAAGCGGCTGAGTACTAATGCCATGAACATGGACCTGGATCACGAAGATGAAGACGAGGATGAGGACACAGAGGAAGACTCCATGGGTGAAGCAGATGGCGAGGATAACACATCCAAAGACATGCTCAACTCCACCCAAACGCCACCTTGTAGTCCAATCAAGAGTCTCAACAACAGCAGTTCTCCCGTGGGAATCAATAGGAG AACGGCTATTCTGCTCACGCGAAAAGCGCAGGCGGCGCTGAAAAGACCCTCGGAGCCACTGACGACGCCCGTGAAGGAGGAGCATCACAACTCTCAGACCTCCAGCACGCAGTCCACCAGCGCCAGCGGAAGCTCCCTGTCAGCGACGACAGCTGCGACGGCTGCCTCCAGCACACTGGGTGGAATGAATCACGTTCTGGCCACCGCTCCGCACTCAGCCTCTGGATTCGCGTTGACGCAGAATAGCAACAGTGGCGGAGGAGCACTAGCATCGGGAGTAGGCACTGCATCGTCCGCCggagctgcagctgcagctaGTCTAGCGTCCACGGCGCTCTCAATCAGCAGCAAGCTGGGCATGAGCATGGGAGTCAAGTCGCCCAAACGGCAAGGCCGGTATCGTCGTTTGCCAGAGCTCAGGCATAGTGCCTCGATGTCGCCGAAGAAGTCACCTAACCCAGCGGCGGCAATAAGTCAGGCTATGCCCGATCCCCTGCCCTTTGAGCGCATCCCCGACAGCTTTCGGGTCTATCGGGCGAACAATCAGCGCGATGCGAGCGACAGCGACGACGCACCATCGCAGTCGAGCAGTCCGTGCAGCAGTTGCTCCGACTTCAGCATGTCAGGCAGTTGCTCCGACTTTGACAGCGACGAGGCTAGCGATGCGGATGGCGACGGTGGACGAAGCCGTAGTGAGCGGGATTCCACGTCTCAGGATGGCACCACAGACGCCATGGACCTGCAGCACACCAGCTTCCATCATGGCCAAGGCAACAACGGCAACATGGCCATAAGCAGTAGCAGCGGCGGCAGTGGCGGGAGCTCCAGTGATGACGATGAGGAGCAGCCGCTCAGTGAGAGGCAAAACAAGGCGGCAAGGATCGGCACGCGAGGCACACCAACGCCCACTTCAGGCTCAATAGCGCGGGGAGCTTCCCTGGCTATGGCCCGGGGACGCGGTAAGCGGCGGAGTAATCTCAGCGAATCTACCAGCTCCACGGCCACGCCACCTCCATTGCTGCAAACGGTTGGAAAGTTGCGCTCGGCCACGCCGAACGCCTCGCCCCTGATAAACAACATCAAGGCGAGACGAAACACCACAGTGGCTGCAACGACAAACAACAACCGGAGCAAGCCAGGCGAGGATTCCGAGGATACGACGTCCACCCGAAACAATTACTCCTTGGCTCATGGCCAAAAACCCACGTTAGAGCCTCTTCAGCTTGTGTGGGCAAAGTGCCGGGGATATCCGTGGTATCCCGCCCTCATCCTCGATCCTAAAACGCCGAAAGGATTTGTCTACAATGGAGTGCCCTTACCCGCCCCGCCCTCGGACGTTCTGGCGCTGCGCAAGAACTGCCTGGACGAGATTGTGTTTCTGGTCTTATTCTTCGATGTGAAGCGGACTTGGCAGTGGCTGCCCGCGAACAAGCTTGACCTCCTCGGTATCGACAAGCAGCTGGACCAGCAGAAACTGGTGGAGTCGCGGAAGCCGGCGGAGCGGAAGGCGGTGAAGAAGGCGTACCAAGACGCACTGCACTATCAAAGCCAGGTCTCCGACCTGGAGGGCCAGGGACCCGATCCGATCATGTGA